The genomic region GATTTTGGGAGCATTCGTTTCGACTTCGTTCGCTTTGGTTCTTGCCCCTTTGATGATTTTTAGTTGGGCTCTGGTTTGGATGGCCGGTTTGGGTTTTCTTCCCTACGGTCCGTTGTTCGCGATCACCGCGTTCGGTCGGGCGATTTTTAAAATCCATTCTTCCCTGGAGAACAGTCACAAGAAAATCTCCTCGGTCCTGATCCTGACGACGACCGTTTTGTTTATTAGTTATTCTGCATATTATTTCGTTCAGTGGAATCACGCGGAACAAATTCTTTCCAAACCGGAAACGATCCAAGGAAACAATCGGATCGACGGAGATCTTCCGAGTTGGGTGCAAAAGGCTTCGCGTCTCAGAGTCAATCACGTCACAGAAATGGTTCTTCAACCCGATCGAGGATCACAACTCGGTTTGTTCGCGGCTCAGACTCAGTTCGACCCGCTCGCCTATTTCGCGTCGCAAGGATTCGTTTCGATGTTCCGAACCCGATCCGAAAGAATTTCGGGGGAAGACGCCGGAAAAATGTTGCATCTTCTTTTCGGACAATCACACGCGCACTTGGAACGATTGTGGAGAGGAAACTCTCTGATTACGACGGATATCGATTCTCACGTTCAGATTCATCCGGAACTCAGAGTGTCTTATACCGAAACCACCTTGTCCGTTTATAACGAGAATTCTTCCTCGAACAGACCTTGGATCGGTTTCGGTTCGGCGTTTGCAACGCCCGAAGAGGCGATCTATACGATCACGGTTCCCGAAGGAAGTATCTGCACGAAACTTTCGCTTTGGATCGACGGAGAAGAAAGACCGGCGCGACTTACGTTTCGATCAAAGGCGCATAACGCGTATCGAACGATCGTGGGAACGGAACGAAGAGATCCTTCTTACGTGGAATGGTTGGACGGAAATCGACTTCGTCTTAAAATTTTTCCGGTCGATCCTCAGAACTATAGAATGGTGAGAATCGGAATCGTCTCCCCTCTCAAAGCCGAAAAAAATAAACTCATCTACGAAAGAATCCGTTTCGAAGGTCCTGTCTCCGACTTTGCCGATCAAAACGTAAACGTGGATTTGTTTTCCAAGGCGCCGATCGAGTTGGATACTTCGGGAATTTCCCTCAAAGAAAAAATCGTTTCGGATTCCCAGGTTCGTCAATGGACCGGAAGCGCGGGTTTTAGAGGTTGGTCCTTTTCCATTCCGGCCACGGAACCGTCGGGAACGATTTCGGCCGCAGGTGTGACGTACAACGTGTCTCCCTTGAAAAAACAAGCCGCGCGGTTCGAACCGGATAAAATCGTTGTCGCATTAAATTCCGCGCTTCCCCGATCGGAATGGAAGAACGCGGTTCGTAAGATATATTCTTTCGGAATTCCGGTCACAATCCTGACGAACGAATGGTTTCAGACGAACGACGTCGAAAAAGCGATTCGTTATTTGGACGAATGTGAAATTCCTTCGTTCAATCTTTTTCCGATTCACTTGGAGCAACTTTTGACCGCTAAGGTTTCGGGAAAAAATCCCCTTTGGGTCACGGCCGGGGAAACACAATCGATTCCTTTGGGAGAATTGAGAGGTTCCGAACGTTTTGAAGGAATTCAAACTGCTTCGTCAAAACGATCCGAACCCGTAAAGATCGCCGTATTGAACGGAAAACATTCCGAATACGTAGCGAGCCTCATAGATATCAATCAAGTCGTGTCCGTCGCGGAAAACGAAGAAGAACTTTATAATGTTCTAAAGTATAAAAGCGTAAACATTCCCGTAGACGACGAAAACGAAATCGCGCTTCCCTATTCCGGTTTGACCCTGGAGAAATCGGACAAAACCAAAGAAACGCGACCCGGCTCCGATCTTTTGATCCGAATGGCGATTCAAAGAAAAATTATGAAACAACTCGGAAAACGTTTTTTCGATCGCGATTTGGAAAACGGCGATCTCGTCGATCTCGCAAAGGATGCGATGGTTGTTTCTCCCGTTTCTACGTTGATCGTTTTGGAAACGGAACGCGACTACACGCGTTTCGGAATCAACGCGAATTCTTCCGCACTCGGTCAAAGCAAACTGGAAGCTCCGGGCGCGGTTCCCGAACCGGAAGAATGGTTGTTGTTTGTTTGTATCGTTTTCGGCGCGATCTTCTATTGGAAAACGAAAAAGCGCTATTCGCTTAACAATTAACGGCTCGGTAAAAGAACGGAATCGAAAATAAATAATCGAAGAACGGAACGAAGGTAAAAAAAAATATGACGACTACCTTATTGACGACTTTCGATGCGAGCGCGAAGAGACGCGCGCTTTTTTCGATCGGAATTCTTTCGATCCTCTGTTTGATTCCGATGATTCGAGTCGGACAGGATCTTTTGAGTGCGCGTTCCGTTTTTGAATTGTATCCGATTTTGTTTCTTCCTCTTTTAATCCGATCCCGAACCGAAGACGAAACGATTTCGAATTTCAAAAAAACGATTCT from Leptospira kmetyi serovar Malaysia str. Bejo-Iso9 harbors:
- a CDS encoding XrtN system VIT domain-containing protein encodes the protein MSIQSRIQNYFLRNVQIFNFAAPAWLWFLSLVGAIVVLAAFAYAILDLGMRQAGPSEFMVYFFFGGIAVLFLLLFSLLIYSLFPNYKPFLIFTLIISAICFSTNSYVLNHEVFPPFTERTVWVLWISFFVLTLSFFMDKIPSIVLPFFQPILILGAFVSTSFALVLAPLMIFSWALVWMAGLGFLPYGPLFAITAFGRAIFKIHSSLENSHKKISSVLILTTTVLFISYSAYYFVQWNHAEQILSKPETIQGNNRIDGDLPSWVQKASRLRVNHVTEMVLQPDRGSQLGLFAAQTQFDPLAYFASQGFVSMFRTRSERISGEDAGKMLHLLFGQSHAHLERLWRGNSLITTDIDSHVQIHPELRVSYTETTLSVYNENSSSNRPWIGFGSAFATPEEAIYTITVPEGSICTKLSLWIDGEERPARLTFRSKAHNAYRTIVGTERRDPSYVEWLDGNRLRLKIFPVDPQNYRMVRIGIVSPLKAEKNKLIYERIRFEGPVSDFADQNVNVDLFSKAPIELDTSGISLKEKIVSDSQVRQWTGSAGFRGWSFSIPATEPSGTISAAGVTYNVSPLKKQAARFEPDKIVVALNSALPRSEWKNAVRKIYSFGIPVTILTNEWFQTNDVEKAIRYLDECEIPSFNLFPIHLEQLLTAKVSGKNPLWVTAGETQSIPLGELRGSERFEGIQTASSKRSEPVKIAVLNGKHSEYVASLIDINQVVSVAENEEELYNVLKYKSVNIPVDDENEIALPYSGLTLEKSDKTKETRPGSDLLIRMAIQRKIMKQLGKRFFDRDLENGDLVDLAKDAMVVSPVSTLIVLETERDYTRFGINANSSALGQSKLEAPGAVPEPEEWLLFVCIVFGAIFYWKTKKRYSLNN